A DNA window from Betta splendens chromosome 6, fBetSpl5.4, whole genome shotgun sequence contains the following coding sequences:
- the lrrc4.2 gene encoding leucine-rich repeat-containing protein 4.2 yields the protein MSPLGQVSVQPTWNAALLAVLSFMVPALTMCQPTGPAVGSANPQNCPGVCSCTNQLSKVVCTRRGLVRVPPNIPANTRYLNLMENSIETIEADTFRHLHHLEVLQLGRNAIRQIEVGAFNGLTSLNTLELFDNRLTVIPSGAFEYLSKLRELWLRNNPIESIPSYAFNRVPSLMRLDLGELRKLEYISDGAFEGLQNLKYLNLGMCNLREFPHLSPLVGLEELEISENVFPELKPGAFHGLKNLRKLWIMNSAITTIERNAFDDITALVELNLAHNNLSSLPHNLFTPLQYLVELHLHHNPWRCDCDVVWLSWWLREYIPTNSTCCGRCHTPTHMRGRYLVEVDQTTFQCSAPFILDAPRDLNISAARVAELKCRTAPMSSVRWLLPNGTILTHGSAHPRISVLNDGTLNFSNVLPSDTGVYTCMVSNMAGNSNASAYLNVSNAELNTSNLSYFTTVTVEVLEPTVEETPKPKPTVPASPSVFQPVFISTPTVLFQNTQTPRQVSIPPARVPSGPAASLDEVMKTTKIIIGCFVAVTLLAAAMLIAFYKLRKRHQQRSTVAAARTIEIIQMEEEVPPVPPPTSGSSGSDDTGLVLPTLVEHNSNTFKPGYVSSSSRQGGYGAHWTQNNTLHCSVRQHHSHISTIADPYIIKTTHGKEKVQETQI from the coding sequence ATGAGTCCTCTGGGCCAGGTTAGTGTGCAGCCTACCTGGAACGCAGCCCTGCTCGCCGTGCTCTCCTTCATGGTGCCTGCTCTCACTATGTGCCAGCCCACAGGTCCTGCAGTGGGCTCAGCTAACCCACAAAACTGTCCAGGTGTGTGCTCCTGCACTAACCAGCTCAGCAAGGTGGTGTGTACGCGCAGAGGCCTGGTTAGGGTTCCTCCAAACATCCCAGCTAACACTAGGTATCTGAACCTGATGGAAAACAGCATAGAGACAATAGAGGCAGATACTTTCAGACACCTGCATCACCTGGAGGTGCTGCAGTTGGGCAGAAATGCCATTAGGCAGATTGAAGTGGGCGCTTTCAATGGCTTGACCAGTCTCAATACCCTGGAGCTTTTTGATAACAGACTGACGGTCATACCCAGTGGAGCTTTTGAGTATTTGTCAAAGTTGAGAGAGTTGTGGCTTAGAAACAATCCCATTGAGAGTATTCCGTCTTATGCCTTCAACCGTGTCCCCTCACTCATGAGACTGGACCTGGGAGAGCTGAGGAAGTTGGAGTACATCTCTGACGGGGCGTTCGAGGGCCTTCAGAACCTCAAGTATCTCAACCTGGGGATGTGCAACCTGAGGGAGTTTCCTCATCTTTCACCTCTGGTGGGATTGGAAGAGCTAGAAATATCGGAGAATGTTTTCCCTGAGCTGAAACCTGGGGCTTTTCACGGCCTCAAGAATCTACGCAAACTGTGGATTATGAACTCTGCCATAACCACCATTGAGAGGAATGCATTCGATGACATAACAGCACTGGTGGAGCTTAATTTAGCCCACAACAACCTGTCATCCCTCCCCCATAATCTCTTCACCCCTCTACAGTACCTGGTGGAGCTTCACCTGCACCACAACCCTTGGAGATGTGACTGCGATGTTGTGTGGCTCTCCTGGTGGCTCAGAGAATACATTCCCACAAATTCCACCTGCTGTGGACGCTGTCACACCCCGACCCACATGAGGGGACGATACCTGGTGGAAGTGGATCAGACCACGTTTCAGTGTTCGGCGCCGTTTATACTGGATGCTCCCAGAGATCTGAACATTTCAGCAGCCAGGGTGGCGGAGCTGAAGTGTCGCACAGCTCCCATGAGCTCTGTCCGGTGGCTTCTCCCCAACGGAACAATTCTGACCCATGGCTCAGCTCACCCACGGATATCTGTACTTAATGATGGAACCCTCAACTTTTCCAACGTTCTCCCATCAGACACAGGGGTCTACACCTGTATGGTTAGCAACATGGCCGGAAACTCCAATGCCTCCGCCTATCTAAATGTCAGCAATGCTGAACTCAACACATCTAATCTGTCCTATTTTACCACTGTAACAGTGGAAGTTTTAGAACCCACAGTGGAGGAAACCCCTAAACCCAAACCCACTGTCCCTGCCTCACCCTCTGTCTTTCAGCCTGTTTTCATCTCTACGCCCACTGTGTTGTTCCAAAACACTCAGACTCCAAGGCAGGTGTCAATTCCTCCTGCCAGAGTCCCTAGTGGGCCAGCCGCCAGCCTGGATGAGGTAATGAAAACCACCAAAATCATCATTGgctgttttgttgctgttacATTGCTGGCAGCTGCTATGTTGATAGCATTCTATAAGTTGCGGAAGCGGCATCAACAGAGGAGCACAGTGGCAGCAGCCAGAACCATAGAAATCAtacagatggaggaagaagtTCCTCCGGTTCCTCCACCCACCTCTGGATCTAGTGGCTCTGACGACACAGGATTGGTACTACCTACACTAGTGGAACATAACAGCAACACCTTTAAGCCCGGTTACGTGTCGTCCTCGTCCCGCCAAGGGGGCTATGGTGCCCACTGGACCCAGAACAACACTCTTCATTGCTCTGTCAGACAGCATCACAGCCACATCAGCACCATTGCTGATCCCTACATCATAAAGACTACTCATGGCAAGGAGAAGGTTCAAGAGACCCAAATTTGA